CAACGTGGTTCTCTCTAATTAGCGAATCCTTTGAGTCGATCGTAGCCATGGTAACCACAATCATTATGAAGAAATGGCATTAAAGGATGTCGTGCTGGATGTTGCCAACCATTCGAAGACGAGGTGTCGAAGAGAGTAGACGTTCCAGAGTTTCACCAGTTTTCAAACAAAGCATTCTCCACGGGTGAGTTCAATTAGTTCAAATTCAAAAGTCAGTAAGTTTTGGAACCTACTTTGAATTCTGAGTCTTTCCATTGCGCAGGAGCTTCATTTAAAGCACTGAGCTGCTTACAACGTAAAAGATCGCGGTGTTGGATTCGAAACTAAAACGGAAACAGAATCATAGTAGCATCTTCCAGttgctttgaaaaaaaaatcaaatatgtACAGTAGGATGTCGCAACATCCTCCTATACAATATACAAGATGTCCGTCGTGCCTTGCGAAGGTACATTTCGTTCTCAAACTGGCGACAGAAATATCTGCTGGAACAGCACCAGTCATTCAGTGCCAAGAGTGTCGTGAAGAATTGCACATCATATATGTTCCTGGATTAAAACAGGAACGGATTTGGCAAGTACAGCgagaaaaaatgtacaacTACATGCCAACCTACGAAAATGTGATCAAATGTAGGACTTGCGGTGTTCCAGAAGGGTTTAACGTCGAAAGAGAATGTTTACCATCGACATTTAAATGCAAAGAGTGCCATGAATTATGGGTCTTCGTAGCTGCCGACGAATAATAACAATCATACAACAATCTTAGCGTTTCCCTATGTTTCATCACAGCGAAGGTAATTATTGATTGATGGTAGTAATACATACTTGCCTTACATTACTCTAGCCACGCGAGTAATGGGCAGCCAAGTTCACTAAATTATTTTGTAACTCTGCTTCATCGGATAACTCAAGTCATGAGAGGTGTACATTGAACGTGATTTATTCTTTTACCGAATAATGTTCTGACGTGCTTACAACGAAATTTGCGTAAAACGCACACATAAAACCATTCCATTTTATTGATAGCAATGTAGGTTTAAGAtagttaaaatattgtttcgtAACAATCACATTCTCATGCCCCTTTCCAGATCCTTGGATAAATCAAACTGAAGCAACACAATCAGATAAGATGTAGCAGCACTGAATAcctacaattaaaaaaaaaaacctttcttttaTCCGCTTCTGCTACCCAACAATCTAGCAATGGTACCGAAAAGATGAAGGTAAAGTCCAATTTAAACAAACCGCTGCCATCGAATAAAGCGAACCTTTTCCTATGCAGCAGCTGAAGAGCGATTGCTTTCGAACGTTCGAATAGAGCTTGATCGTCGATAAAATAGTTTGCCTTGTACTGCAGAAGCTTGTGCAGCAGAGAAGCTGATTTGAAAAGCTGCAAATAATATAATTCAAAATCGAAGACATTGGGTGGTAAATGCGTAAATCGATCATTACCTCATTATGGGTAGCAGCACATACAACAAGCATATTGTAGATCAGCAGACAGGCAGGAATGCACTCGAACGCATACCGGCATGCTCGTAGTATCAGATCTAACATTTCATAgttccaaaacaaaagctgCAACGATAAGCATAAATTACAACTtatgaatatttcatcctTGTGTTATAATTCGCCTACCTTCGTTTCGATAAAGAATCCGAACAGCGTATTAACGAACGTAACCGTCACGATGGCAATGATCTGGAGCGAGTACGCACGGTTGATAAATTCTGCCAGCTTCGCTACGTTCTCGTGAATGACAAACATGTATGTGAGCCGTTCGCCACTGATTAGCTCATGTTCCGCAATGTACGACCGCCGTTCAACTGGATACACTTTGTTGACAGCTTTCTTTTCACCCGTGGCCGGAACATTCGGAGTCGATTGTCTTTGCAAGCTGTCCAAAAAAGCGTCCAGCATCCTAGTAAATCGATAAAGATCGATCCATTTCGTGTTACAATCACAAGCGTGTTAAGGGATGCAAGTTGTTTTAGGTTACCAGTTTAGCTTCGTTACAATGCATTCCGTTGATTTGACCAGTGTTGTAAATTCCAAAATCGTCACATGGAACATCCACAAGGGATACAGTATGGCGACGATTGCGAAATAGCGTGCTTTACTGTAAGGAAACAACGAGCATATAACGTTTGGCAAAACTACCCGAACGGATGTGTTTAAGGTGTTTCCAATGCAAAGCATATTACTTGTACTGTGCGTAAGCTTCGCAGAGCGATAACACGAAGAGCAATCCGGTTGATAGCGGCACGATAAAGCATTGCTTCGCCGGCACCTGCATGTTACGGAATTGATAGTACCGATCGTTTATCTTCGTGTTGCTACACTGAATGCCTTCGACGTAGACACATTTCATACGATCTGTATGCAACAACGATGCGTAACAGATGATCGTGCCCAGTACACCAGAACAGACTTGTGTCATGTATGCTACGAGGACAGCAGAAGGAGAAACACAAATATAGCTATTGCATGAAAAAAGCATGTACACAAATGGGCTTTATACCAAAGTTAAAAATAGTTGGGCTATTAGGACTAAGGTCGTATATGTACGTATTTTCCACCACTGCTTTGTAGAACCCGACAAGATAGCCACCGAACAAGACGATACTGTACAGCAGACGCATAATGGAAAGCGAAGGTAACCGTCCATCCGCA
The DNA window shown above is from Anopheles funestus chromosome 3RL, idAnoFuneDA-416_04, whole genome shotgun sequence and carries:
- the LOC125770570 gene encoding putative gustatory receptor 28a isoform X2; this encodes MRLLYSIVLFGGYLVGFYKAVVENTYIYDLSPNSPTIFNFAYMTQVCSGVLGTIICYASLLHTDRMKCVYVEGIQCSNTKINDRYYQFRNMQVPAKQCFIVPLSTGLLFVLSLCEAYAQYNKARYFAIVAILYPLWMFHVTILEFTTLVKSTECIVTKLNWMLDAFLDSLQRQSTPNVPATGEKKAVNKVYPVERRSYIAEHELISGERLTYMFVIHENVAKLAEFINRAYSLQIIAIVTVTFVNTLFGFFIETKLLFWNYEMLDLILRACRYAFECIPACLLIYNMLVVCAATHNELFKSASLLHKLLQYKANYFIDDQALFERSKAIALQLLHRKRFALFDGSGLFKLDFTFIFSVFSAATSYLIVLLQFDLSKDLERGMRM
- the LOC125770570 gene encoding putative gustatory receptor 28a isoform X3, producing MRLLYSIVLFGGYLVGFYKAVVENTYIYDLSPNSPTIFNFAYMTQVCSGVLGTIICYASLLHTDRMKCVYVEGIQCSNTKINDRYYQFRNMQVPAKQCFIVPLSTGLLFVLSLCEAYAQYNKARYFAIVAILYPLWMFHVTILEFTTLVKSTECIVTKLNWMLDAFLDSLQRQSTPNVPATGEKKAVNKVYPVERRSYIAEHELISGERLTYMFVIHENVAKLAEFINRAYSLQIIAIVTVTFVNTLFGFFIETKLLFWNYEMLDLILRACRYAFECIPACLLIYNMLVLFKSASLLHKLLQYKANYFIDDQALFERSKAIALQLLHRKRFALFDGSGLFKLDFTFIFSVFSAATSYLIVLLQFDLSKDLERGMRM
- the LOC125770570 gene encoding uncharacterized protein LOC125770570 isoform X1, whose product is MRLLYSIVLFGGYLVGFYKAVVENTYIYDLSPNSPTIFNFAYMTQVCSGVLGTIICYASLLHTDRMKCVYVEGIQCSNTKINDRYYQFRNMQVPAKQCFIVPLSTGLLFVLSLCEAYAQYNKARYFAIVAILYPLWMFHVTILEFTTLVKSTECIVTKLNWMLDAFLDSLQRQSTPNVPATGEKKAVNKVYPVERRSYIAEHELISGERLTYMFVIHENVAKLAEFINRAYSLQIIAIVTVTFVNTLFGFFIETKLLFWNYEMLDLILRACRYAFECIPACLLIYNMLVVCAATHNEVMIDLRIYHPMSSILNYIICSFSNQLLCCTSFCSTRQTILSTIKLYSNVRKQSLFSCCIGKGSLYSMAAVCLNWTLPSSFRYSVLLHLI